The following coding sequences lie in one Kribbella sp. NBC_00709 genomic window:
- a CDS encoding ATP-binding protein — translation MSSRGRAAEVRLSIPADSAYIAVPRSVVGNLAARNDFTLDAIDDLRIAVDEACALLLPEAADGVLDCVFEIEPPQLTVRASALVRSGWMPDTDSFGWTVLTALVESAAAETIDGRLTITVTASATATETA, via the coding sequence GTGAGCAGCAGGGGACGAGCCGCCGAGGTCCGCCTGAGTATCCCGGCGGACAGTGCCTACATCGCCGTACCGCGATCTGTGGTCGGCAACCTCGCTGCCCGCAACGACTTCACCCTGGACGCGATCGACGACCTGCGGATCGCCGTCGACGAGGCCTGCGCCCTGCTGCTGCCGGAGGCGGCCGACGGCGTGCTGGACTGCGTGTTCGAGATCGAGCCGCCGCAACTGACGGTGCGCGCGAGCGCACTGGTGCGGAGCGGCTGGATGCCGGACACCGACTCGTTCGGCTGGACGGTGCTGACCGCGCTGGTCGAGTCGGCCGCGGCGGAAACCATCGACGGACGTCTCACCATCACCGTGACGGCCAGCGCCACCGCCACGGAGACCGCGTGA
- a CDS encoding RNA polymerase sigma factor SigF produces MTEDQTLGEQPRESTDLRTRTADLFQRMAAAAGPGDAAHTAARDGLVSLHMPLVEHLARRFRNRGEPYDDLVQVATIGLIKAIDRFDSDRGVEFSTYATPTILGEIKRYFRDKGWAIRVPRRLQELRLSLTAATAELTQELGRAPTVAELSDRLGLSPDLVIEGLESANAYNTLSLDAPDQNETDATTVLDGLGGEDEALESVEYRESLKPLLAQLDTREKRILTLRFFRGMTQSQIAEEIGISQMHVSRLLARTLTELRTGLLKE; encoded by the coding sequence GTGACAGAGGACCAGACCCTGGGCGAGCAGCCCCGGGAATCCACAGATCTGCGTACCCGGACGGCCGACCTGTTCCAGCGGATGGCCGCGGCCGCCGGGCCGGGCGATGCCGCCCACACCGCGGCGCGGGACGGCCTGGTCTCGCTGCACATGCCGCTGGTGGAGCATCTGGCCCGCCGGTTCCGCAACCGCGGCGAGCCGTACGACGACCTGGTCCAGGTGGCCACGATCGGCCTGATCAAGGCGATCGACCGGTTCGACTCCGACCGCGGCGTCGAGTTCTCGACGTACGCGACGCCGACGATCCTGGGCGAGATCAAGCGGTACTTCCGCGACAAGGGCTGGGCGATCCGGGTGCCGCGCCGCCTGCAGGAGCTGCGGTTGTCGCTGACCGCGGCCACTGCGGAGCTGACACAGGAGCTGGGCCGCGCGCCGACAGTCGCCGAGCTGTCCGACCGGCTCGGGCTCTCACCGGATCTGGTGATCGAGGGACTCGAGTCCGCGAACGCTTACAACACCTTGTCCTTGGACGCTCCCGATCAGAACGAGACCGACGCGACCACGGTCCTGGACGGGCTCGGCGGCGAGGACGAGGCGCTGGAGAGCGTCGAGTACCGGGAGTCGCTGAAACCCCTGCTGGCGCAGCTGGACACCCGGGAGAAGCGGATCCTGACACTGCGGTTCTTCCGGGGCATGACGCAGTCCCAGATCGCCGAGGAGATCGGGATCTCGCAGATGCACGTCTCCCGGTTGCTGGCCCGGACACTGACCGAGCTCCGGACCGGTCTGCTGAAGGAATAG
- a CDS encoding sensor histidine kinase produces the protein MPSLSDVARNHTTLDQADLDRLQLLVSDWQMLADLSFADLVLWLPDTEGLGFWAGAQMRPTTGPTAYLDDIVGSFIPRGRRHLLDQAYDGGRICREGDPEWRDDVPVRVETIPVRRGSRVIAVIARNTNLLGVRTPSRLEIAYLQSATDLARMITDGIFPYGGERLLSTTPRVGDGCIRVDRHGMVTFASPNALSAYRRMGLVTDLVGSRLKDVTAELLHSGHKVDDVLASVVTGRAAKEIEIENSDATLFLRAIPLRADGAHVGALILLRDVTELRSRERELVTKEATIREIHHRVKNNLQTVAALLRMQARRITVPEGQAALAEAVRRVGSIAIVHETLSESFDEHVDFDDVADRVGAMVADVSTVATAVETRRSGTFGVLDSEVATPLAMVLTELMQNSVEHAFETRDGGEASGRIELVAERSVGRLHVNVIDDGKGLPTNFDSELSGNLGLSIVRTLVIGELDGTLEFGNRHDGKPGTQVTLDIPIKD, from the coding sequence GTGCCGTCTCTGAGCGACGTGGCCCGTAACCACACCACCCTGGACCAGGCCGACCTGGACCGCCTGCAGCTGCTCGTCTCCGACTGGCAGATGCTGGCCGACCTGTCGTTCGCCGATCTCGTCCTCTGGCTGCCCGACACCGAAGGGCTCGGGTTCTGGGCCGGGGCGCAGATGCGGCCGACCACCGGCCCGACGGCGTACCTGGACGACATCGTCGGCAGCTTCATCCCGCGCGGCCGCCGGCACCTGCTCGACCAGGCGTACGACGGCGGCCGGATCTGCCGCGAGGGCGACCCCGAATGGCGCGACGACGTCCCCGTGCGCGTCGAGACGATCCCGGTACGGCGGGGCAGCCGGGTGATCGCGGTGATTGCGCGGAATACCAACCTGCTCGGCGTCCGGACCCCGTCCCGGCTGGAGATCGCCTACCTGCAGAGCGCGACCGACCTGGCCCGGATGATCACCGACGGCATCTTCCCGTACGGCGGGGAGCGGCTGCTGTCGACGACGCCACGGGTCGGCGACGGCTGCATCCGGGTCGATCGGCACGGCATGGTCACGTTCGCCAGCCCGAACGCGTTGTCGGCGTACCGGCGGATGGGGCTCGTCACGGATCTGGTCGGTTCGCGGCTGAAGGACGTGACCGCGGAGTTGCTGCATTCCGGACACAAGGTCGACGACGTGCTCGCCTCGGTGGTGACCGGGCGGGCCGCGAAGGAGATCGAGATCGAGAACTCCGACGCGACGCTGTTCCTGCGCGCGATCCCGCTGCGGGCCGACGGTGCGCACGTGGGGGCGCTGATCCTGCTCCGCGACGTCACGGAGCTGCGGAGCCGGGAGCGGGAGCTGGTCACCAAGGAGGCGACCATCCGGGAGATTCATCATCGCGTCAAGAACAACTTGCAGACGGTCGCCGCGTTACTCCGGATGCAGGCCCGAAGAATTACCGTGCCGGAAGGACAGGCCGCGCTGGCCGAGGCGGTCCGGCGGGTCGGGTCGATCGCGATCGTGCACGAGACGCTGTCGGAGTCGTTCGACGAGCACGTGGATTTCGACGACGTGGCGGACCGGGTCGGCGCGATGGTGGCGGACGTGTCGACGGTCGCGACCGCGGTGGAGACCCGGCGGAGCGGGACCTTCGGCGTACTGGACTCCGAAGTGGCCACTCCGCTGGCGATGGTGCTGACCGAACTGATGCAGAACTCGGTCGAGCACGCCTTCGAGACTCGCGACGGGGGAGAGGCGAGCGGCCGGATCGAGCTCGTCGCCGAGCGGTCGGTCGGACGCCTGCACGTCAACGTCATCGACGACGGCAAAGGCCTGCCGACGAACTTCGACTCCGAGCTGTCCGGCAACCTCGGCCTGTCCATCGTCCGTACTCTCGTCATCGGTGAGCTGGACGGCACCCTGGAGTTCGGCAACCGCCACGACGGAAAGCCCGGCACCCAGGTCACCTTGGACATCCCGATCAAGGACTGA
- a CDS encoding WhiB family transcriptional regulator, with protein sequence MDWRHRAVCLDEDPELFFPIGNTGPAIMQIEEAKQVCRRCDVREQCLAWALEAGQDHGVWGGLSEDERRALKRRNARQRIRTA encoded by the coding sequence ATGGATTGGCGCCACCGGGCCGTATGCCTCGACGAGGACCCGGAACTGTTCTTCCCCATCGGCAACACCGGGCCTGCGATCATGCAGATCGAAGAGGCCAAGCAGGTGTGCCGACGCTGCGACGTGCGTGAGCAGTGCCTGGCGTGGGCGCTGGAAGCCGGCCAGGACCACGGTGTCTGGGGCGGCCTGAGCGAGGACGAGCGCCGCGCTCTCAAGCGCCGCAACGCCCGCCAGCGCATTCGTACCGCCTGA
- a CDS encoding DUF2785 domain-containing protein: MESTYWQDVMAADYAVPHDRTLTELTEELVRGLASTNPQVRDALAYPTLATWLERGVYDDLLPGFGDGLCAGLNYGLGEDGTDSVFRRSFTALTLAEVIHRDNAEFLVHDEVVMRWGDRLATWLLRERDLRGFVQDCGWAHAVAHGADAIGALARSRHCDAGVLRALLDVLADRIVKDTPYRWVHEEHDRVAHAVMTILHRNMLTSDELERWLKPIAATAGQQPLMHETLPEWPMPAVFNARGVLHVLLSQLAIGVKGFPIPGDDELFGRPIEARADLLLMLTEAVQASQPYIYRPATNPS, encoded by the coding sequence GTGGAGTCGACGTACTGGCAGGACGTGATGGCCGCGGACTACGCGGTACCGCACGACCGTACGCTGACGGAGCTCACCGAGGAGCTCGTCCGTGGGCTGGCCAGCACCAACCCGCAGGTCCGTGACGCCCTGGCCTACCCGACGCTCGCCACCTGGCTGGAGCGCGGGGTGTACGACGACCTGCTGCCCGGATTCGGGGACGGTCTCTGCGCCGGTCTGAACTACGGGCTCGGTGAGGACGGCACCGACTCGGTCTTCCGCCGCTCGTTCACCGCGCTGACGCTTGCGGAGGTGATCCATCGCGACAACGCCGAGTTCCTGGTGCACGACGAGGTGGTGATGCGCTGGGGCGACCGGCTGGCCACCTGGCTGCTGCGCGAGCGCGACCTGCGCGGGTTCGTCCAGGACTGCGGCTGGGCGCATGCCGTTGCCCACGGCGCCGACGCGATCGGCGCGCTGGCCCGGTCCCGGCACTGCGACGCCGGCGTACTGCGGGCGCTGCTCGACGTGCTCGCGGACCGGATCGTCAAGGACACGCCGTACCGCTGGGTGCACGAGGAGCACGACCGCGTCGCGCACGCGGTGATGACGATCCTGCACCGCAACATGCTGACCAGCGACGAGCTCGAGCGCTGGCTGAAGCCGATCGCCGCGACCGCTGGCCAGCAGCCGTTGATGCACGAGACGCTGCCGGAGTGGCCGATGCCGGCGGTGTTCAACGCCCGCGGCGTCCTGCACGTCCTGCTCAGCCAGCTCGCGATCGGTGTGAAGGGCTTCCCGATCCCCGGCGACGACGAGCTCTTCGGCCGCCCGATCGAGGCCCGTGCCGACCTGCTGCTGATGCTGACCGAAGCCGTCCAGGCCTCGCAGCCCTACATCTATCGCCCCGCCACTAACCCGTCGTAG
- a CDS encoding amino acid ABC transporter permease, which yields MSTDTDTRPADAAAERPGAIDAVPVRHPGRWVAIVVIAILAAMLVHLLISNKAFDWRFVFQAMNQQPVIQGFIKGTLLVTVLSMIVGVAGGVLLAVMRLSDNPILAGVSWLFTWFFRSVPRYLLLFTMGTLGVLFPQGIAFGVPFDWKIMDWLGLSGDWRFLNLDANQVFTGLAAGVIGLGLSEAAYMAEIARAGIMSVDKGQAEAAEALGMSSGKVMRRVVLPQAMRVIVPPTGNETIAMLKDTSLLLAVPVIGELFYQLQSIGSTYYKTFPIAVAATLYYLAATSVLMVGQYFLERHFGRGFGTAAPRPARPAGAGGA from the coding sequence ATGAGCACTGATACCGATACCCGGCCGGCGGACGCGGCGGCCGAGCGGCCGGGCGCGATCGACGCCGTACCGGTCCGGCATCCCGGCCGGTGGGTCGCGATCGTGGTGATCGCGATCCTGGCCGCGATGCTCGTGCACCTGCTGATCAGCAACAAGGCCTTCGACTGGCGTTTCGTCTTCCAGGCGATGAACCAGCAGCCGGTGATCCAGGGCTTCATCAAGGGCACGCTGCTGGTCACCGTGCTGTCGATGATCGTCGGCGTCGCGGGCGGCGTGCTGCTGGCCGTCATGCGGCTGTCCGACAACCCCATCCTGGCCGGGGTGTCCTGGCTGTTCACCTGGTTCTTCCGCAGCGTCCCGCGGTACCTGCTGCTGTTCACGATGGGCACGCTGGGCGTGCTGTTCCCGCAGGGCATCGCGTTCGGGGTGCCGTTCGACTGGAAGATCATGGACTGGCTCGGCCTGTCCGGTGACTGGCGGTTCCTGAACCTGGACGCGAACCAGGTCTTCACCGGTCTGGCCGCCGGTGTGATCGGGCTCGGGCTGTCGGAAGCGGCGTACATGGCCGAGATCGCCCGGGCCGGGATCATGAGCGTCGACAAGGGCCAGGCGGAGGCTGCGGAGGCGCTCGGGATGAGCAGCGGCAAGGTGATGCGTCGCGTCGTGCTGCCGCAGGCGATGCGGGTGATCGTGCCACCGACCGGCAACGAGACGATCGCGATGCTGAAGGACACCTCGCTGCTGCTCGCCGTACCGGTGATCGGCGAGCTGTTCTACCAGCTGCAGTCGATCGGAAGCACGTACTACAAGACGTTCCCGATCGCGGTCGCGGCGACGTTGTACTACCTGGCCGCGACCAGTGTGCTGATGGTCGGGCAGTACTTCCTCGAGCGGCACTTCGGCCGCGGCTTCGGGACCGCCGCGCCGCGGCCCGCACGGCCGGCCGGGGCAGGGGGTGCGTGA
- a CDS encoding ABC transporter substrate-binding protein yields the protein MSVLRRTLALSGVLVLAAAGCGSNSLEGGSSTSPSSAPSSAPSSGGPDLSGSLPPKIKAAGKIVVGVDASYPPNEFLQGGKTVVGMDVDLFNAVAQKFGVTVDWQPAGFDTIITGVQGGKYDMGISSFTINDKRKQQVNMVSYFNAGTLWATAKGNPKGINPDDACGKTVAVQKGTTQLEDDMPKRQAKCKADGKPEIKLVVRDKQDQATADLVGGKADAMLADSPVVLYAIKQTNGQLEQVGQIYDAAPYGYVVPKAETAFAQAITEALKSLNTDGTYKSTLQKWNNDSGAITDFAVNP from the coding sequence ATGTCTGTCCTGCGTAGGACGCTGGCCCTGTCCGGCGTCCTGGTTCTGGCCGCCGCCGGCTGCGGTTCGAACTCCCTCGAAGGTGGCTCGTCCACCTCTCCGTCGAGCGCCCCCTCCAGCGCCCCTTCCAGCGGCGGGCCGGACCTGAGCGGCTCACTGCCGCCGAAGATCAAGGCGGCCGGGAAGATCGTCGTCGGCGTCGACGCCAGCTACCCGCCGAACGAGTTCCTGCAGGGCGGCAAGACGGTCGTCGGCATGGACGTCGATCTGTTCAACGCGGTGGCGCAGAAGTTCGGCGTCACGGTCGACTGGCAGCCGGCCGGGTTCGACACCATCATCACCGGTGTCCAGGGCGGCAAGTACGACATGGGGATCTCGTCGTTCACCATCAACGACAAGCGCAAGCAGCAGGTCAACATGGTCAGCTACTTCAACGCCGGCACCCTGTGGGCGACCGCGAAGGGCAACCCGAAGGGCATCAACCCCGACGACGCGTGCGGCAAGACCGTCGCGGTGCAGAAGGGTACGACGCAGCTCGAGGACGACATGCCGAAGCGGCAGGCCAAGTGCAAGGCCGATGGCAAGCCGGAGATCAAGCTGGTGGTCCGGGACAAGCAGGACCAGGCGACCGCGGACCTGGTCGGCGGCAAGGCCGACGCGATGCTGGCCGACTCCCCGGTCGTGCTGTACGCGATCAAGCAGACCAACGGCCAGCTCGAGCAGGTCGGTCAGATCTACGACGCGGCGCCGTACGGCTATGTGGTCCCGAAGGCGGAGACGGCGTTCGCGCAGGCGATCACCGAGGCGCTGAAGTCGCTGAACACCGACGGCACCTACAAGAGCACGCTGCAGAAGTGGAACAACGACTCGGGCGCGATCACCGACTTCGCCGTCAACCCGTGA
- a CDS encoding endonuclease/exonuclease/phosphatase family protein has protein sequence MDNEKAWFVRRVVLSVLFLVIVAVPLYPELFGLDEVTPFTQLAAFRPQGLVVVLLLALLMLVRRGWRLAAVLVASLALVGGALIAPRQFSDARPAPAGARVLTIMVANVLGGGARAADVAQVIRDRKPDLVSLPEAQVDVREEIRAQLQDQQYKGFTTQPSKAPESATSVLVASSLGSVSFASEPGTTFGNVIVTGGTLGAVRLIAYHGFPPLTDSVTTWKNDLLHVRRWCAEDAPTIVAGDFNATVDHADFRHALGGYCRSVAPTVGAGLQGTWPADQPVVLRTQIDHVVLTRQFEPGRFTTYPIEGTDHRAVVATASISTTG, from the coding sequence ATGGATAACGAAAAGGCATGGTTCGTACGGCGCGTCGTGCTGTCCGTGCTGTTCCTCGTCATCGTTGCCGTGCCCCTGTATCCGGAGCTGTTCGGTCTCGACGAGGTCACCCCGTTCACGCAGCTGGCCGCCTTCCGCCCGCAGGGACTTGTCGTGGTCCTGCTGCTGGCGCTCCTGATGCTGGTACGGCGTGGTTGGCGGCTCGCCGCCGTACTGGTCGCGTCGCTCGCCCTGGTCGGCGGCGCCCTGATCGCTCCGCGCCAGTTCTCCGATGCCAGGCCCGCTCCGGCCGGTGCGCGGGTGCTGACGATCATGGTCGCGAACGTGCTCGGCGGTGGCGCCCGGGCCGCGGACGTGGCCCAGGTGATCCGGGACCGCAAGCCGGACCTGGTTTCGTTGCCGGAGGCACAGGTCGACGTCCGCGAGGAGATCCGGGCGCAACTGCAGGACCAGCAGTACAAGGGCTTCACGACGCAGCCGAGCAAGGCGCCGGAGAGTGCGACGAGTGTGCTCGTGGCGTCGTCGCTCGGGAGCGTGTCGTTCGCGTCCGAGCCCGGCACGACCTTCGGGAACGTCATCGTGACCGGCGGGACCCTCGGCGCGGTCCGGCTGATCGCGTACCACGGCTTCCCGCCGCTGACCGACTCGGTGACCACCTGGAAGAACGACCTGCTGCACGTCCGTCGCTGGTGCGCCGAGGATGCGCCGACGATCGTGGCAGGGGACTTCAACGCGACCGTCGACCACGCGGACTTCCGGCACGCGTTGGGCGGCTACTGTCGCAGCGTCGCACCGACCGTCGGCGCCGGCTTGCAAGGAACGTGGCCGGCCGACCAGCCGGTCGTACTGCGCACACAGATCGACCACGTCGTGCTGACACGGCAGTTCGAGCCGGGGCGCTTCACGACGTACCCGATCGAGGGCACGGACCACCGGGCCGTCGTGGCGACGGCGAGCATCTCTACGACGGGTTAG
- a CDS encoding DUF3311 domain-containing protein, with the protein MSRLSAVRPAYWISGVLLVVAVVVPLLVPTYAKANPHLWGFPFFYWYQLMWVFLSAILVSISYRLLRAEERRRRAAQGLGDPDAPDADTKEAGR; encoded by the coding sequence GTGTCTCGATTGTCCGCGGTCAGACCCGCGTACTGGATCTCCGGTGTGCTGCTGGTTGTGGCGGTCGTCGTACCGCTGCTCGTGCCGACGTACGCCAAGGCGAACCCCCACCTGTGGGGATTCCCGTTCTTCTACTGGTACCAGCTGATGTGGGTCTTCCTCTCCGCGATCCTCGTCAGCATCAGTTACCGCCTGCTCCGCGCCGAGGAACGCCGGCGCCGGGCCGCGCAGGGCCTTGGTGACCCTGACGCCCCTGACGCTGACACCAAGGAGGCCGGCCGGTGA
- a CDS encoding amino acid ABC transporter ATP-binding protein, whose translation MPLVHAVNVTKSFHHNEVLKGIDLDVDRGQVVCLLGPSGSGKTTFLRCINQLETIDGGRIWVDDELMGYTDRSGKLYRLKNKEIAAQRREIGMVFQRFNLFPHKTALENIVEAPTQVKRESKKSARERAMKLLDRVGLADRCHAYPAQLSGGQQQRVAIARALAMQPKLMLFDEPTSALDPELVGEVLAVMRELALDGMTMIVVTHEMSFAREVADTVVFMDGGVVVESGPPKDVIGNPQHSRTQTFLSRLRSEHEHP comes from the coding sequence ATGCCGCTAGTTCATGCCGTCAACGTGACGAAGTCCTTTCACCACAACGAAGTCCTGAAGGGCATCGACCTGGACGTCGACCGCGGCCAGGTGGTGTGTCTGCTCGGGCCGTCGGGTTCGGGCAAGACGACCTTCCTGCGGTGCATCAACCAGCTCGAGACGATCGACGGCGGCCGGATCTGGGTCGACGACGAACTGATGGGGTACACCGATCGCAGCGGGAAGCTGTACCGCCTGAAGAACAAGGAGATCGCGGCGCAGCGGCGCGAGATCGGGATGGTCTTCCAGCGGTTCAACCTGTTCCCGCACAAGACCGCGCTGGAGAACATCGTCGAGGCGCCCACGCAGGTCAAGCGGGAGTCGAAGAAGTCCGCGCGGGAACGGGCGATGAAGCTGCTCGACCGGGTCGGGCTCGCCGACCGCTGCCACGCCTACCCGGCGCAGCTGTCCGGCGGTCAGCAGCAGCGGGTGGCGATCGCGCGGGCGCTGGCGATGCAGCCGAAGCTGATGCTGTTCGACGAGCCGACGTCGGCGCTCGACCCCGAACTGGTCGGCGAGGTGCTCGCGGTGATGCGGGAGCTGGCGCTCGACGGGATGACGATGATCGTGGTCACCCACGAGATGTCGTTCGCCCGCGAGGTCGCGGACACGGTGGTCTTCATGGACGGCGGCGTGGTCGTCGAGTCCGGCCCGCCCAAGGACGTGATCGGCAACCCGCAGCACTCCCGCACCCAGACGTTCCTCTCGCGGCTCCGCTCGGAGCACGAACACCCCTGA